The Sinomicrobium kalidii genome contains a region encoding:
- a CDS encoding TlpA family protein disulfide reductase, with product MRVKKIILAFLILGFIGCSKKEKGIIINGKIDGKHSGKIEYTSPIEGKWFYGDKKSITIDSTGAFQIKMDIEKPSFVTMYVPGKAGGVLLVEPGKAYDIKFELKTNQKKFLVISKDSIAQNFYNTLPAPDFYMMGLNEFYKDSIPLEISSKMDTLKEKEISRFGELLEKNEISKDFYDLAVLDRKVYYSALETGLATMLLRKHLNKKDKRKIEKLKNFWDEKVGISKLNGSDTARSPWFYALVYNSVWYARYASEKPDPKDMAKMYETDKRLKYNIVEPKKYLEGKELEYYLASYIFLESWQTKDNSKEIIEMYESFKNEYPDSPYNTYLHSSIQPIIDFHKKLENNQPNKKVQVVKNYENVNTFDELIKQLSGKKIYVDIWGTWCGPCKKEFENKEKLGELLKSKDITALYICEGRNSTEKVWKEMIQFYDLEGLHILANNTLVTNIIDKFGNNGAFTYPRYLLVNENGKVVNPQASYPSKIRQLEKEINEGFLYK from the coding sequence ATGAGAGTAAAGAAAATCATATTAGCATTCCTGATATTGGGATTTATCGGTTGTTCTAAAAAAGAGAAAGGAATCATCATAAATGGAAAAATCGATGGAAAACATTCGGGAAAAATTGAATACACAAGCCCCATTGAAGGCAAATGGTTTTATGGCGATAAAAAATCCATAACAATTGACTCTACAGGAGCATTTCAAATAAAAATGGACATTGAAAAACCATCATTTGTAACCATGTATGTTCCCGGAAAAGCTGGTGGTGTTTTGTTGGTCGAACCTGGGAAGGCCTACGACATTAAATTTGAACTGAAAACAAATCAAAAAAAGTTTCTTGTTATTTCTAAAGACAGTATTGCACAAAACTTTTATAATACGTTACCAGCTCCGGATTTTTATATGATGGGCTTAAATGAATTTTATAAGGACTCAATTCCTTTAGAAATATCCTCCAAGATGGATACTCTTAAAGAAAAGGAGATTTCCAGATTCGGTGAATTATTGGAAAAAAATGAAATTTCAAAAGACTTCTATGATTTAGCAGTATTAGACCGAAAAGTATATTATTCCGCACTGGAAACCGGACTAGCCACTATGCTCCTGCGAAAGCATCTTAACAAAAAAGATAAAAGAAAAATAGAAAAACTCAAGAACTTTTGGGACGAAAAAGTCGGAATATCAAAACTGAATGGATCTGATACTGCCCGTTCCCCCTGGTTTTATGCTTTAGTCTATAATTCCGTATGGTATGCCCGATACGCTTCAGAAAAGCCTGATCCGAAGGATATGGCAAAAATGTATGAAACCGACAAAAGATTAAAATATAATATTGTTGAACCCAAGAAATATCTTGAAGGCAAAGAACTTGAATATTATTTAGCTTCCTACATCTTCCTGGAAAGTTGGCAGACCAAAGACAACTCAAAGGAAATAATCGAAATGTATGAAAGTTTCAAAAACGAATATCCCGATAGTCCTTATAATACATACCTGCATTCGTCCATACAACCGATTATTGATTTCCACAAAAAACTGGAAAACAATCAACCAAATAAAAAAGTGCAAGTTGTTAAGAACTACGAAAATGTCAACACATTCGATGAGTTAATAAAACAGCTAAGTGGCAAAAAGATTTATGTGGATATTTGGGGAACGTGGTGCGGTCCTTGCAAAAAGGAGTTTGAGAATAAGGAAAAGTTGGGAGAATTATTAAAATCCAAAGATATTACAGCACTTTACATATGTGAAGGAAGGAACAGTACGGAAAAGGTGTGGAAGGAAATGATACAATTCTATGATTTGGAAGGATTACATATCCTGGCAAATAACACACTGGTTACAAATATCATCGATAAATTTGGGAACAATGGCGCTTTCACCTACCCCCGGTATTTACTGGTCAATGAAAATGGAAAGGTTGTTAACCCACAAGCCAGTTATCCATCAAAAATAAGGCAATTGGAAAAGGAAATAAATGAAGGTTTCCTGTACAAATAA